In the Catenovulum adriaticum genome, ATGTATCGCCTGTCATTTGATAACTCGTTTGAGCTGCCGAATACAAAGGACGACCAGAGCGACTAGCATCAGGGCCATCTGTCCCAGTTAAACCAGATTGAGCATGAAATAATTGACCGCCAGCTGAAGATAATAACGAGTAGGGCTCGTCACCATTTTTTTCTTTAGCGTAATTTAATAATTTTAAATCAATTAAATCACCACCTAACAAATTAATTTTTGTTTTAATGGCGTCGGTTGTGACTTCAATATTTGATTGAGTTGAAGTATTAGCAAATGAAGCGGCTTGCTCTGAAATAGGCACATCACTATTTGCTGATGAATTATTAGGTTGGACGCCAGCTGCTGTTTGCTCAATTTGAGCTGGTGTAGCGACTGGTTTAGGTGCGTGATCTAATTGCCATTGCTCCCATAATAAATAGGAAACAAGTGCTAGACCAATCAATAAAAAACTCTTTTGCGATTCCATAAATCTTTATTTCTCTTCAGGTTTAGATTCTGGGACGGGATCATGCCCGCCAAGCGAAAACGGGTGACATTTTATAACGCGTTTTAAAGTTAACCAACCTCCAATCGCAGGTCCAAAGCGATTAATTGCAATTATTGCATAATTTGAGCAGCTTGGATGGAATCGACAGCGTGGTCCCAGCAAGGGGCTGATGATAACCTGATAACATTTAACTAAAAATATCAACAATCTTGCTAAGACTTGTTGGCTAAACGCTTTAATTTTTTCCACGTAAAATCCAACTCTTTGCGCAACTGTTTATTTTCTGCTTGAGCAATACCTTGCTTAGCTATAAACACCATATCGACAGAAGGAAGCTCTGAATGTGTTAAACGAAAATCATCACGAACAATGCGTTTAACTTGATTTCGATCAGTTGCATTTTTTGCTTTCTTTTTAGAAATGGTGAAACCAATGCGGGCGTAACCCAAAGAGTTAT is a window encoding:
- the yidD gene encoding membrane protein insertion efficiency factor YidD gives rise to the protein MEKIKAFSQQVLARLLIFLVKCYQVIISPLLGPRCRFHPSCSNYAIIAINRFGPAIGGWLTLKRVIKCHPFSLGGHDPVPESKPEEK
- the rnpA gene encoding ribonuclease P protein component, which codes for MNTYKYKREFRLLTPADFQNVFNAHPKKFSCRYYTILAANNSLGYARIGFTISKKKAKNATDRNQVKRIVRDDFRLTHSELPSVDMVFIAKQGIAQAENKQLRKELDFTWKKLKRLANKS